A stretch of the Bdellovibrio sp. 22V genome encodes the following:
- the ccoN gene encoding cytochrome-c oxidase, cbb3-type subunit I yields MNTAGSQFEKIFYDDDIVKKFVLATLIWAGAAFLFGLLAALQLAYWPLNANLEWITFGRLRPLHTNAAIFAFAGNAIFAGIYHSTQRLLKTRMFSDLLSRMHFWGWQLIILAAAITLPLGYSQSKEYAELEWPIDIAITLVWVIFAINFFMTLRQRREKHMYVAIWFYIATIITVAVLHIVNSIEVPVTFLHSYPVYAGIQDALVQWWYGHNAVAFFLTTPFLGLMYYYVPKAANRPIYSYRLSIIHFWALVFIYIWAGPHHLLYTSLPEWAQTLGMIFSIMLWAPSWGGMINGLLTLKGSWHLLRTEPLIKFFVAALTFYGMSTFEGPLLSIKSISALGHYTDWIVGHVHSGALGWNGFLSFGMIYFLVPRLWKTKLYSNKLLENHFWIGLTGVTLYYISLVVAGITQGLMWRAVDAEGNLVYPDFIETVVRIVPLYWVRALGGFLFIVGFFLMAYNIFKTIQLAPKNAPEEAVLVERTGFDEKTKETHRKLEGMGLVFSILAFLAIAVGSVIEIYPTLSLHKYVNPNNIVDPYTPLELAGRDIYIKEGCYVCHSQQIRPIASEVLRYGKASTVEESMYDRPFQWGSKRTGPDLSRLGKKYPHLWHYSHMMDPRAVTPKSIMPNYPWLAEKNTDFLVLRKKLSVMSQLGVPYAEDVVANADIHAQKQALEIAADLESNGAPKGLAKKEIVALIAYLQSLGQKGKAQ; encoded by the coding sequence GTGAACACAGCGGGATCTCAATTTGAAAAAATATTTTATGACGATGACATCGTTAAAAAGTTTGTGCTTGCCACACTTATTTGGGCGGGTGCGGCCTTTCTGTTTGGCTTGCTCGCCGCTTTGCAATTGGCGTATTGGCCGTTGAATGCCAACTTAGAGTGGATCACATTCGGCCGCCTTCGTCCTTTGCATACGAATGCAGCGATTTTTGCTTTTGCCGGGAATGCGATCTTTGCGGGGATTTATCACTCAACGCAAAGACTTCTTAAAACTCGCATGTTCTCGGATCTGCTTTCAAGAATGCACTTCTGGGGTTGGCAGCTCATCATTCTTGCGGCGGCAATCACTCTGCCTTTGGGTTATTCGCAGTCAAAAGAGTACGCAGAACTTGAATGGCCCATTGATATCGCCATCACTCTTGTCTGGGTGATTTTCGCGATCAACTTCTTTATGACTTTGCGCCAGCGCCGCGAAAAACATATGTATGTGGCAATCTGGTTCTATATCGCGACGATTATTACAGTTGCGGTTTTGCATATCGTAAACTCCATCGAAGTGCCCGTGACATTTCTTCACTCTTATCCGGTCTATGCGGGAATTCAGGACGCTTTGGTGCAATGGTGGTATGGGCATAATGCGGTGGCGTTTTTCTTGACGACTCCGTTTTTGGGACTCATGTACTATTACGTCCCTAAGGCGGCCAACCGCCCGATTTATTCGTACAGACTTTCCATTATTCACTTTTGGGCGCTTGTTTTCATTTACATCTGGGCCGGCCCGCATCACTTGCTTTATACGTCTCTGCCTGAATGGGCGCAGACGTTGGGAATGATTTTCTCGATCATGCTTTGGGCACCTTCTTGGGGTGGTATGATTAACGGTCTTTTGACACTCAAAGGTTCATGGCATCTTCTGCGCACAGAGCCGCTTATTAAATTCTTTGTTGCCGCTTTGACTTTCTATGGAATGTCGACTTTTGAAGGCCCTCTGCTTTCGATCAAATCCATTTCTGCATTGGGACACTATACGGACTGGATCGTAGGTCACGTTCACTCCGGCGCTTTAGGTTGGAACGGATTTCTTTCTTTCGGAATGATCTACTTCCTGGTGCCGCGTCTTTGGAAAACGAAACTCTACTCGAATAAACTTCTTGAGAACCATTTTTGGATCGGCCTGACAGGGGTGACTCTTTATTACATCTCCCTGGTGGTTGCGGGTATTACTCAAGGCCTTATGTGGAGAGCTGTCGATGCGGAAGGAAATCTTGTCTATCCTGACTTTATCGAAACAGTCGTGCGTATCGTTCCGCTTTACTGGGTTCGTGCCTTGGGAGGATTTCTTTTTATCGTGGGCTTTTTCCTGATGGCCTACAACATCTTTAAAACAATTCAGCTAGCTCCGAAGAATGCCCCCGAGGAAGCTGTTTTGGTTGAAAGAACCGGCTTCGACGAAAAAACGAAAGAAACTCATCGCAAACTTGAAGGCATGGGCTTGGTTTTCTCGATCCTCGCTTTCTTGGCGATTGCTGTCGGATCCGTGATTGAAATTTATCCGACGCTTTCTTTGCACAAGTACGTGAATCCTAACAATATCGTGGATCCATATACTCCGCTGGAGCTCGCCGGTCGTGATATCTATATCAAAGAAGGCTGTTACGTTTGTCATTCGCAACAGATTCGCCCTATCGCTTCCGAAGTTCTGCGTTACGGAAAAGCTTCAACGGTAGAAGAGTCCATGTACGACCGTCCCTTCCAATGGGGCTCGAAACGTACGGGACCGGACTTGTCACGCCTTGGGAAAAAGTATCCGCATCTTTGGCATTATAGCCATATGATGGATCCTCGCGCCGTAACTCCGAAAAGTATTATGCCCAACTACCCTTGGCTTGCGGAAAAAAACACAGACTTCCTGGTTCTGCGCAAAAAACTTTCCGTGATGTCGCAATTGGGTGTTCCTTATGCGGAAGACGTGGTCGCTAACGCCGACATCCACGCGCAGAAACAAGCGCTAGAAATCGCCGCCGACCTGGAGTCCAATGGCGCTCCGAAAGGTCTCGCGAAAAAAGAAATTGTCGCTCTGATCGCTTATCTCCAGTCATTAGGACAGAAAGGAAAAGCGCAATGA
- the ccoS gene encoding cbb3-type cytochrome oxidase assembly protein CcoS — MNILVLMIPMAILLGVGFVSAFLWATSKGQFDDLETPAHRILEKDSERKLL, encoded by the coding sequence ATGAACATTCTTGTCTTAATGATTCCCATGGCAATTCTTCTTGGAGTGGGTTTTGTGAGCGCCTTTTTATGGGCGACGTCCAAGGGGCAATTTGATGACCTTGAAACCCCTGCACACCGAATTTTAGAAAAAGATAGCGAAAGGAAACTCTTGTGA
- a CDS encoding heavy metal translocating P-type ATPase gives MQASSMSCQYCGTITSGEQAYCCRACELLDSHVHAFAKTDDNPFSHLDTAEFQAPYRHEKKDFDFLFYAEGMHCSSCVHLLEKLPQFCEDVLTARVNYAQSTAAVKLREGASLAQVAFSIRELGYQPTLLSPQDHFSDRYKNENREFLKRIAVAGFCAGNIMLFVVPVYAGLTGLSAVLFNWISFILFLPILFYSAIPFYRGALNSLKYKVINVDLPIAVAMLSGFVLSTYNLIRGDGAIYYDSTASFLFLILSARYLLKRVQQNYLSPSAIKSFFKSEEYTVSIEGRKKVLPWSKIEAGQTLLVRRSQTLPVDGELLSSSALIDMSLFSGESLPKTFSKGMTLFAGTKLLDQEVELRVQKPFTFSRLGLLLKDLDENALKKNDFVALTDRLAQKLIFTVFSVALIFFLIYMNVDFNEAFNRALALIVLACPCALAFGSPLTFGMALKKAQKKGILLKDAGSLERILKIKNVFFDKTGTLTEGALDLSYTEPAVLSEETKRIILSLETLSYHPVAFALRKAWNLTSPDFKVEEHEETLGRGVRGRINGHVYEVRTLSESLHESENGIELIRDSESVCRLYFTDRLRSDSKTVVQSLQARGLQCFLLSGDKKSRVARMAASCDIAKENSYGELFPEDKRALLKQYSDTCMIGDGANDSLSLQAADVGIAVKGSVDLSLQSADIYFTRGGLSPLRDLLSLAERTRHVLYRNLALSLVYNSVGGVLALAGFINPMMAAILMPLSSIAIILSSLWGFR, from the coding sequence ATGCAAGCAAGCTCCATGAGCTGTCAGTACTGCGGAACGATCACAAGCGGCGAGCAAGCTTACTGTTGTCGCGCTTGTGAATTGCTGGATTCGCATGTCCACGCTTTCGCAAAAACGGATGACAACCCTTTCTCTCACTTAGACACTGCGGAATTTCAAGCACCCTATCGTCACGAGAAAAAAGATTTCGATTTTCTTTTTTACGCCGAAGGCATGCATTGCTCTTCCTGCGTGCACCTCTTGGAAAAGCTTCCGCAATTTTGCGAAGACGTTCTTACTGCTCGCGTAAACTACGCCCAATCCACAGCGGCGGTGAAACTTCGCGAGGGGGCCTCTTTGGCGCAAGTGGCTTTCAGTATTCGCGAGCTGGGTTACCAGCCGACTTTGCTGTCCCCACAAGATCATTTCAGTGACCGCTATAAAAATGAAAACCGCGAGTTCTTAAAACGCATCGCTGTTGCAGGTTTTTGTGCGGGCAACATCATGCTTTTCGTGGTGCCTGTTTATGCAGGACTTACGGGTCTTAGTGCCGTCCTATTTAACTGGATCAGCTTCATTCTGTTTTTGCCTATTTTATTTTATAGTGCGATCCCCTTTTACAGAGGCGCACTAAATTCTCTTAAGTATAAAGTCATTAACGTCGACTTACCGATTGCCGTGGCGATGCTTTCCGGTTTTGTGCTTTCGACTTACAATCTGATTCGCGGCGATGGCGCAATTTATTACGATAGCACTGCGAGCTTCTTATTCTTAATCCTCTCAGCCCGTTATCTTTTAAAACGAGTTCAACAAAACTATCTGTCACCTTCAGCGATCAAATCTTTCTTTAAGTCGGAAGAGTATACCGTTTCGATTGAAGGTCGCAAAAAAGTGCTTCCGTGGTCCAAAATCGAGGCGGGTCAAACTTTACTCGTTCGCCGCAGTCAAACTTTACCCGTGGACGGAGAGCTTCTTTCGTCTTCGGCTTTGATTGACATGTCTTTATTCAGCGGCGAATCGCTGCCAAAAACCTTTTCCAAAGGCATGACTCTTTTTGCAGGCACCAAACTTTTAGATCAGGAAGTCGAATTGCGTGTGCAAAAACCGTTTACTTTCAGCCGCCTCGGTTTGTTATTGAAAGATCTCGATGAAAATGCGCTTAAAAAGAATGACTTTGTCGCGTTGACCGATCGTCTTGCACAAAAGCTTATTTTTACAGTTTTTTCCGTCGCGCTGATTTTCTTTCTGATTTACATGAACGTCGATTTCAACGAAGCCTTTAACAGGGCACTAGCCCTGATTGTTCTGGCGTGCCCGTGTGCTTTGGCGTTCGGCTCTCCTCTAACTTTTGGGATGGCTTTAAAGAAGGCGCAAAAAAAGGGAATTCTTTTAAAAGACGCCGGCAGCCTCGAGCGCATTCTAAAAATTAAAAATGTTTTCTTCGACAAAACCGGAACTTTGACAGAGGGGGCTTTAGACCTTTCCTATACGGAACCGGCGGTTCTTTCCGAGGAAACAAAAAGAATCATCTTAAGTTTAGAAACTTTGTCTTACCACCCTGTCGCTTTCGCCCTTCGCAAAGCGTGGAACTTAACGTCGCCGGACTTTAAAGTCGAAGAGCACGAAGAAACTTTAGGGCGCGGCGTCCGAGGCAGAATCAATGGTCACGTGTACGAGGTGCGCACCCTTTCCGAAAGCCTTCACGAAAGTGAAAACGGCATCGAACTTATCCGTGATTCTGAAAGCGTGTGCCGGCTTTATTTCACGGACCGTCTTCGTTCTGATTCCAAGACCGTTGTGCAAAGCCTGCAAGCGCGGGGTCTGCAGTGTTTTCTCCTGTCTGGCGATAAAAAATCCCGCGTTGCACGAATGGCGGCAAGCTGTGACATCGCTAAAGAAAACTCTTACGGCGAGTTATTCCCTGAAGACAAGCGGGCCCTTCTTAAACAGTATTCTGACACTTGCATGATCGGTGACGGCGCGAACGATTCTTTGTCATTGCAGGCGGCTGATGTGGGAATCGCCGTGAAAGGCAGCGTCGACCTCAGCCTGCAAAGCGCGGATATTTACTTCACCCGCGGAGGCCTTTCACCACTGCGCGATTTGCTTTCATTGGCGGAAAGAACTCGCCACGTTCTGTATCGCAATCTTGCTTTGTCTTTAGTTTATAACAGTGTCGGCGGCGTGCTCGCTTTGGCTGGCTTTATCAATCCGATGATGGCGGCGATTTTAATGCCTCTCAGCTCTATCGCCATCATTTTGTCATCGCTGTGGGGGTTTCGATGA
- a CDS encoding Crp/Fnr family transcriptional regulator: MRFDSLICASPDVLSVVEKAKVTCRFKAGQIIFYSGNDPLGIFTIQSGLVKLEVTSSTGAAHTLRLVGPGGALGYRSLFAMEPYHASAVAVEDCELCFIPKTEIMALFKTHPDLAMRLLSHISKDLRLAEEKWMGQMDKGASERIAEALLFLQDHFSHENWTRREIAQWAGTTPETVIRTLAQFEKDGLIDQTDGRSIRILSKEKLRERADLR; this comes from the coding sequence ATGCGTTTTGATAGTCTGATTTGTGCTTCTCCCGACGTTCTTTCCGTTGTTGAAAAAGCCAAAGTGACCTGCCGCTTTAAAGCGGGCCAAATAATTTTCTATTCAGGAAATGACCCTCTCGGAATTTTCACCATTCAATCGGGACTTGTAAAATTGGAAGTCACTTCAAGCACGGGAGCTGCGCACACGCTTCGTTTGGTCGGACCGGGAGGCGCTTTAGGCTATCGCTCGCTTTTTGCGATGGAACCCTATCATGCCTCCGCCGTTGCCGTCGAAGACTGCGAACTTTGTTTTATTCCTAAAACTGAAATTATGGCGCTTTTTAAAACCCATCCTGATTTAGCGATGCGATTGCTTTCGCATATCTCCAAAGATCTTCGCTTAGCCGAAGAAAAGTGGATGGGACAAATGGATAAAGGCGCTTCCGAAAGAATTGCCGAAGCTCTTTTGTTTCTTCAAGATCACTTCTCGCACGAGAACTGGACTCGCCGTGAAATCGCCCAATGGGCAGGAACAACGCCAGAGACCGTGATCCGCACTTTGGCGCAATTTGAAAAAGACGGCTTGATCGACCAGACAGATGGCCGGTCCATTCGCATTCTTTCCAAAGAGAAACTTCGCGAACGCGCCGATTTGAGATAG